A genomic stretch from Pieris brassicae chromosome 9, ilPieBrab1.1, whole genome shotgun sequence includes:
- the LOC123714405 gene encoding ionotropic receptor 21a — translation MDLSFGHSQDCAAFITLASTALPRYRAILGPFHWHVWVALTFTYLIAIFPLAFTDRHTLSHLINNSGEVENMFWYVFGTFTNCFTFVGKYSWSKTDKVTTRLLIGWYWLFTIIITSCYTGSIIAFVTLPIYPETIDTVSQLLSGFFRVGTLERGGWERWFVNSSDRATRKLLKNLEFVPDIETGIRNVTKAFFWPYAFLGSKAELEYLVQSNFSMSESKRAVLHISNECFVPFTVAYSFPNNSAHTAKLSMDLRTMFQSGIVDKITQDVMWEIHNKGGKTLLTTRSSTLSSNSIEEKGLTLEDTQGMFLLLGAGFLLASIALLSELLGGFSRRCRQLRRRLSTTEETETSRNDSRLYFNTRSISFESKETLDGQIIHVSQEAITIHNNYDGYDSRKSSSLDLDKEVERIFRRDEMRKLQSKSIDERVNTASKVFGDQVFD, via the exons GTACCGCGCAATTTTGGGACCATTTCATTGGCATGTTTGGGTGGCATTAACCTTTACATATCTGATTGCAATTTTCCCATTAGCGTTTACTGATAGGCATACACTAAGTCATTTAATCAATAATAgtggtgaggtggaaaatatgttttggtaTGTCTTTGGGACTTTTACGAACTGTTTCACATTTGTTGGGAAATACTCCTGGAGTAAAACTGATAAGGTTACAACTAGGCTCTTAATTG GTTGGTATTGGCTATTTACTATAATCATAACAAGCTGCTATACCGGTTCAATAATAGCATTTGTAACTTTACCAATATACCCCGAGACGATTGACACTGTAAGTCAACTTTTGAGTGGATTCTTCCGAGTAGGAACATTAG AAAGGGGAGGTTGGGAAAGATGGTTTGTAAACTCATCAGATCGAGCTACGCGGAAACTGttgaaaaatttagaatttgtaCCCGATATTGAGACTGGAATAAGAAATGTGACGAAAGCATTTTTCTGGCCGTACGCGTTTCTTGGATCGAAGGCAGAGTTGGAATATCTTGTCCAATCGAATTTTTCGATGTCTGA ATCTAAACGCGCGGTCCTGCATATATCAAATGAATGCTTTGTGCCATTCACGGTGGCTTATAGTTTTCCTAACAATTCTGCTCACACTGCAAAGTTGAGCATGGATCTAAGGACTATGTTTCAAAGTGGGATCGTTGATAAAATAACGCAAGACGTGATGTGGGAAATTCATAATAAAGGAGGAAAAACACTACTGACG ACTAGATCATCTACACTCTCATCCAATTCGATAGAAGAAAAGGGTTTGACGTTGGAAGACACGCAAGGAATGTTTCTGTTACTAGGCGCCGGATTCTTATTAGCTTCAATTGCACTGTTATCGGAGCTGTTGGGTGGGTTCTCGCGTAGGTGCCGACAGTTGAGAAGAAGACTATCTACTACTGAAGAAACAGAAACTTCTCGAAACGATAGCAGACTCTACTTTAACACAAGATCGATCAGTTTCGAATCAAAAGAGACCCTTGATGGACAGATCATACACGTTAGCCAAGAAGCtataacaatacataataattacgaTGGATATGATTCTAGAAAGTCAAGCTCTTTGGATTTGGATAAAGAAGTTGAAAGAATTTTCAGAAGAGATGAAATGAGGAAGCTCCAATCGAAGTCTATAGATGAGAGAGTTAATACAGCTTCGAAGGTGTTCGGTGATCAAGTGTTTGATTAA